From the Bacillus sp. Marseille-P3661 genome, the window CCAAACCCCTTCATAAGGCAAATGAAGAGGAAACTTAAGTCTAAAAGCATTGCCAAACCCCTTCATAAGGCAAATGAAGAGGAAACTTAAGTCTAAAAGCATCGCCAAACCTCTTCATAAGGCAAATGAAGAGGAAAGACAAGTCCAAAAGTAGTGCCAAACCCCTTCATAAGGCAAATGAAGAGGAAAGACAAGTCCAAAATCATTGCCAAACCTCTTCATAAGGCAGATGAAGAGGAAAGTTGATCGCAAAATCATTGCCAAACCTCTTCATAAGGCAAATGAAGAGGAAACTCAAGTCTAAAAGCATCGCCAAACCCCTTCATAAGGCCGATGAAGAGGAAACTTAAGTCTAAAAGCATCGCCAAACCTCTTCATAAGGCAAATGAAGAGGAAAGACAAGTCCAAAAGTAGTGCCAAACCCCTTCATAAGGCAAATGAAGAGGAAACACAAGTCCAAAATCAGTGCCAAACCTCTTCATAAGGCAAATGAAGAGGAAACTTAAGTCTAAAAGCATTGCCAAACCTCTTCATAAGGCAAATGAAGAGGAAAAGTCAAAAATCAGTGCCAAACCTCTTCATAAAGATGATAAAACAGCGATATTAATTACAATAAATTGACAAATCAACTCCAGAATATTAACGGTTTCTTTACCTAATAATACGTTATGTGTATTAAATAGGAGGAGGAACTTTATATGTCAGAACAAACATTATACGAAAAAGTTGGCGGAAAAGAAGCAATAGGAAAAGTAGTTGATTATTTTTACGATGAGTTGGTGTTAAAGGATCCGACTGTAAATCATTTCTTTGAAAATACCGATATGGCAAAACAGCGAGATCATCAAACAAAATTTATCAGCTTTGCTTTAGGTGGTCCTAATCAATATTCAGGCGCTTCAATGGCCAAAGCACACGAGGGAATGAATTTGCAACCTGAGCATTTTAGCGCTATCGTTAAGCATCTTCATGATGCGTTAGCGCACTTTGGTGTAAGCGAGGCGGATATTGATACAGCTTTATCTAAAGTGGCATCTTTAAAAGATGATATTATTTATAAATAAAAACATATTTGCGGCGATTTGATGGGTAACAGTCTCTTGAAAAAGAAATTTGCATAGCAAAACGCATGGGAAGCATTCAAAATGAATTCCCATGCGTTTTTTGTTATACGAAAGAAAATGTAATGGTTGTCATTTTTTCAAGTAGGTTATCAGAAGTATACTTGCTGTGATCCATTTTCCAGAGGGATAAAAACAATTTTAATAAAACAATTTTAGAACGAATACAATGTAGTAAGTTAAACTCTAAAAATTTTTCGACCGTGGAAGTGAGGTGTTACAGTTGTTTCTGAAACCTTTTGAAACAAAGCAGATGCTGGAGGCTATTTTAAGCAGTCTTGATGAAGCCATTCATGTTGTAAATTCTGAAGGTGTGACGATTTTTTACAATGAAGTAGCAGCGAAACATGATGGAGTAGGGATAGACGAAGTACTTGGAAAACATGTCCTCGATGTATTTCCTTCTTTAGTTCGTGAAACTAGTACACTTCTTAAGGTAATGGAAACAGGTAAACCAATTTTTCAACAGCCACAAACATATAAAAACAGTAAAGGGCAACTTATTGATACAGTGAATACGACTTTACCAATTAGAGCAGGGGAGCAAATAATTGGTGCGGTTGAGATCGCGAAGGATCTAACAACAGTTAAGCAACTTTCACAAAAGCTTATTGATCTACAACAAAAAGTAGATAAAAAAACGAATAAGCCGATCTCAATGTCTGGTGCAAAGTATGTGTTAAATGATATTATTACATCGTGTGAAAAAATGGAAAAGGTTAAAATACACGCAGAAAAAGCAGCTCAATCCTCAGCACCTGTTTTAGTATTCGGTGAGACCGGGACGGGAAAGGAGCTTGTCGTACAATCTATTCATAATGGCTCTTCTCGTAAAGATGAACCGTTTATTGCTCAAAACTGTGCAGCATTGCCATCTTCTTTGCTAGAAAGTATATTATTTGGAACAAAGAAAGGAAGTTTTACGGGTGCAATTGATCGACCGGGTTTGTTTGAACTAGCACATGGGGGAACATTGTTTCTCGATGAAATCAATTCAATGCCGTTAGAGATTCAGGCCAAGCTTCTTCGTGTTCTCGAAGATGGAGTAATTCGGAGAGTTGGAGGTACAAATAGCTACGTGATAGATGTTAGGGTTATCGTTGCTATGAATGAACATCCTTTAAAATGCATCGAAAATAATATGCTGCGTTCAGATTTATTTTATCGATTAAATGTGTTTTTTATAGAAATTCCTCCATTACGACAACGAAAAAAAGATATACCTCTACTAATAGATCATTTTATTAAAAAGTATAACTACAAATACAACAAACTAATTAGTGCAATGGATGACGATGTTCTAGCGTTATTGGAATCTCATAATTGGCTCGGCAATGTCCGTGAATTAGAGCATGTTATCGAGTATGCCGTAAATATGACCGATGGTGACCGAATTTCAATGTCCAATGTACCACTAGCGCTAAGAGAATCCTCAATTTCTCCCAAAGAGCAATCTGGTAAACGTCCACTTCGTTTATATCTAGAGAAAACAGAAAAGAAATTGATAGAGCATGCTTTAAATGAAAGTGACGGAAAAATTGCGCAAGCTGCTAAAATCCTTGATATTCCTCGCCAAACACTCCAATATAAACTAAATAAATATAATATAATGAAAGAAACTGATTAACGATAAGGAGCTTACATCATGAAAGAACGATATGAATTAAAGGTAATGAAAGCTAGTCATTATGAGGCGCAGTTCTACTTTGATTATTTTAATGAACGATTACGAATTGTTGATTACCGTGGAAATGTATCATTGATCATGGAAGAAGCAAAAAAAGCGAGCAAACACCATTCGTTTACAAAATTAATTTTTCATGCAAGGCCTGAACACTGGCAGCAATTACTAAGTAAGGGCTTTGTTTTAGAAGCTGTTTTTAAAGGTTTTTTTAATGGAACAGATTGTTATGCAATGTCCTATTATACCGACTTAAATCGCCGTACTAGCAAGTATTGGGTTGAGGAGGATCACATCATCGCATCTTTATCCACTACTAGCAAACCACAAGCGACTCAGAATTCTCAGGATTCCTATCAATTTAGACTTGCAAATGTAAACGATGCTAAAGAATTAGCAGAGCTATACAAACAAGTATTTGCCATATATCCAACGCCAATGAACGACCCTAATTATATTGAGAAAGTCATCGCTGAAGGAAGTCTTTTTTTTGTATCAGAGCATGAGAAAAAGATTGTCAGTGCTGCATCAGCAGATGTGAATAAAGGCTATCATCATGCTGAAATGACAGATTGCGCTACATTGCCAGATCACAGGAAATACGGCTTGATGAAAAAATTACTCCAACTTTTAGAAAGAGAACTGCTGAATTCGGGCATTTATTGTGCCTTTTCAATTGCAAGAGCATTATCACCTGGAATGAATGCAGCATTTTATCAATTAGGGTATAAATATACAGGGCGAATGATCAACAATTGTTATATATTCGATAAAATGGAAGATATGAATGTTTGGGTCAAGGACTTATCGAATATGGAATAGTCCTGCATGCTAGAAGAACCATTTATAAAATTTTTTATAACCATTCATTTAATAAACCCGCCGAATTTTGATTGGGCATGCCAAGATTTCGGCATCCACAAAAGTAAAGGGAGAAGTGAATCGGTGCCGAAAATTCAGCATTTTGATGACTGCAATGCAGCTTAAATGAAGAAGATAGCTCCTTATAATGTTGGCACAAAATTTGCATTTATAGATTACAAATATATATAGCCAATTATATAAGGAGGAGCTATCATGTTATTTGATTTATATAAGCCAAAACGACATTGGAATGATATAGAGCTTTGGAAAGATGTCACAGAAGAGCAATGGAACGATTGGATTTGGCAACTAACAAATACCATTCGAACACTTGATGATTTAAAGAAGGTTATTAACTTAACTCCAGAAGAAGAAGAAGGCGTAAAAATCTCTACAAAAACGATACCACTGAATATAACCCCCTACTATGCATCATTAATGAACCCAGATGATCCTAGATGTCCGATTCGAATGCAGTCCGTACCGATTGGAAAAGAAATTTATAAAACAAAATATGACTTGGAAGATCCACTTCACGAGGATGAAGATTCACCCGTTCCAGGCTTAACACATCGCTATCCCGATCGCGTGCTGTTTTTAGTAACGAATCAATGCTCAATGTATTGTCGCTATTGTACACGCCGTCGTTTCTCAGGTCAAATTGGCATGGGTGTGCCCAAAAAGCAACTAGATGGAGCAATTGAATATATTAAAAATACACCTGAAGTCCGCGATGTCTTAATATCTGGCGGTGATGGCTTACTCATTAATGATACGATTTTAGAATATATTTTGAAAAATTTAAGAGCAATCCCACACGTTGAAATCATTCGAATTGGAACAAGAGCTCCTGTAGTATTTCCACAACGAATTACTGAAAATCTATGCAATATCTTAAAAAAATATCATCCAGTATGGCTTAACACTCATTTTAATACATCAATGGAAATAACTGAAGATTCGAAACGGGCTTGTGAAATGCTGGTGAATGCCGGTGTTCCAGTCGGAAACCAAGCGGTTATACTAGCAGGCATTAACGACAGCGTTCCAATTATGAAAAAGCTGATGCATGATCTTGTTAAGATCCGTGTTCGACCTTATTACATTTATCAATGTGATTTATCTGAAGGAATTGGTCATTTCCGTGCTCCAATTTCGAAAGGCTTAGAAATTATCGAAGGGTTGCGAGGTCACACCTCGGGTTATGCAGTTCCAACCTTTGTTTGCGACGCACCAGGTGGTGGCGGGAAGATTGCCCTTCAACCAAATTACTTGATTTCCCAAAGCCCATCCAAAGTGGTACTGCGGAATTTTGAAGGAGTGATTACAACATACCCTGAGCCGGAAAATTATGTGCCAGGCCGTGCTGATGAGTATTTTAAAGAAGTTTATCCAGACTTTGAAAATAAACATTCAAGAACTGGAATTGCTTCATTAATAAATGATGAGCAATTTAATCTTGTACCACGTTCACTGCAGCGTATTGATCGTCGTGAAAGCTATCAAAGTAATCCAGAGCATACAAGTTTAAAAGACAAACGTGAAAAAAGAGATCAATTAAAAGAAAAAAAATATCAAACACAGCTACAGAAAATGCAGTCTCACACCGAAGACAAATCGGAAGAAAACCAATAATAACTAGATGTTGAAGCGACTTTATTATTTTTTTGAAGGGAGCAAAAACATTGAATTGTGAATGGTGTCTAGAGCCTCATGCAAAGGAATTACGAATGACTGTTTATTGGGAATTACCTGATGGTACTCGTGCTATCGAAATTCATGGTACACCAGGTATCAAATGCACATCATGTGGGATGGAGTATCAAAAAGAGTCGGTTATTGAGCAGTTAGAGGATCAACTGTTATTAATTGATACTTCTAAAATTGGAAAAAGTATTTCATTTAATCAATTAATGGATCAACCTAAATTATTAAAAAGAAATTATTTTAAATTTGATTAAGTAGTGCTGTATTTCGCAAGGGATAGTGGGAATGCTGTTCCTTGCGAGTTAGAAGGAGAGTTGGTGTCCATGAACCAAAAGCCATCATTATTAATAAAACCAATGATGAATGACTTTTATCCAACTGCTGTGAAAGGACATGGCGTCTATATTATGGATGATACCGGAAAAAAGTATCTCGACGGTTCATCAGGAGCGATTACTGCATCGATTGGTCATACCGTTCCTGAAATTATAACAGCTATGAAGGAACAAGCTGATAAAATTTCATTTGTCTACCGCTCTCAATTTACAACAGAACCTGCTGAGAAATTAGCGGCAAAGCTAAGTGAACTAGTTCATGATAACCAGAATTTTTGGTCTTTTTTTGTGAATAGTGGCTCTGAGGCAACTGAAACAGCGATGAAAATTGTGATTCAACATTGGCAGGAGCAAGGGAATTATCGTAAAAATATCGTTCTGTCACGGTGGATGAGTTATCACGGCATTACAATTGGTGCTTTGTCGCTTTCGGGGCATATCGGCAGAAGAGAACGGTTTGTTCCTTTATTGGAAGATTATCCAAGTGTATCAGCTCCATACTGTTATCGCTGTCCATTTAAGCAAACGTATCCCAATTGTGGTCTAATGTGTGCAAATGAATTAGAAATAGCGATCCGCAGGGTAGGTGCCGAAAATATAGCAGCTTTTATAGCTGAACCTATTGTCGGTGCAGCGGGAGGTGTTATTGTTCCTCCAGCTCATTATTATCAACAGATAAAAGAGATTTGTGAGAAACATCAAATTCTCTTTATTGCAGATGAAGTAATGACAGGGATCGGACGTACAGGAAAAATGTTTGCAATGGAGCATTGGGGTGTGGTACCCGATGTGATTGCACTTGGAAAAGGAATGAGTGCAGGTTATACACCAATAGCGGCTGTGCTTGTAAGCGACAAAGTAATCGCACCCATTCTCCAAGGCTCAAAATCTATTATGAGCGGTCATACGTTTAGTGCAAATCCGCAGTCGGCTGCTGTTGCGCTTGCCGTTCTTGAATTTATTGAAAAAGAAAATCTTGTTGAAAAGTCAGCACAAAATGGTCTTTATTTGCTAGAAAAACTAAAGCAACTAGCTGCAAACTATCCGATCATCGGTGATGTTCGTGGAAAGGGTCTAATGATCGGCATTGAATTCGTTAAAAACCGAATTACAAAACAAACCTTTTCTAGAAATATCGGACTTACGAATGCTGTCATTAAAAAAGCAAGAGATAAAGGGTTACTAGTCTATCCAGCTTCAGCTGGAAATGATGGAATGGACGGTGATGCTATTATCATTGCCCCTCCGTTAGTGATTACAAAAAAAGAAATAGATATGTTGCTTGAATTACTTGAGGAAACGGTCTCTGAAATCCAGCAGGTATTAGAAGTGAATGAGGAGTTACATTAATGCATGCTAGGGGTGAAAAGAGTGGGGAAGTCAATAAATAAAGTACGAACACTTGAGGAAGCACTTACGCATATAAACAGTGGCTGTACGTTAATGTTTGGGGGATTCGGAGGGGTAGGCTCTCCCCCAACTTTAATAAAGGGAATGCTTGAAAAAGGTGTACACCAATTAACATTGATTGGAAATGATACAGGTTTTCCGAATATTGGAATCGGGAAAATTGTTAGCCAAGGAAGAGCTATAAAAATCATTACCTCTCATATAGGATCTAATCCAATTGCTGGCCAGTTAATGGTAGAGGGGAAATTAGATGTCGAGTTTTCCCCACAAGGAACGTTAATGGAACGAATCCGCGCTGGCGGCGTTGGACTTGGTGGTATTTTAGTAGATATCGGGCTTGATAGTATTATAGAAAATGGGAAACAAAGAATAACGATTGGAGAAAAGGACTATCTCCTTGAAACACCGTTAACTGCTGATGTTGCAATCGTTTATGCGAAAAAAGCTGATCATTTTGGCAATTTAATTTACGAAACAAGTGCACGAAATACGAATCCATTAGTTGCCATGGCCGGGAAGTTTACAATTGCCGAGGTAGAAGAAATTGTTGAGAATGGAGAGCTTGACCCTGAGAGCATCATAACACCGGGCATTTATGTTGACATGGTCATCCAAAGTGAAGGAGTAGATTGGAAATGGGCATGGGAGTAGATATCCGAAACCGCATCGCGAAAAGGGCAGCAAAGGAAATTGAAGATGGGATGATCGTGAATTTAGGAATCGGCATACCCTCACTTGTTGCAAACCATCTCTCTAAAGATATTTCTGTCATGTTCCACGCTGAAAACGGAATTTTGGGGATGGGGAAATCGCCAGAAAAAGGAAAGGAAGATCCAACTTTATGTAATGCAGGTGGATTTCCAGTTACGATCGAACCAGCCGCATCATATTTTGATAGTGCGTTAGCCTTTGGAATGATTCGCGGTGGCTATGTGGATTTAACCATATTAGGCGGGCTTGAAGTTAGTGAAAAAGGCGATCTAGCAAATTGGATTGTTCCTGGTAAAAGAGTACCTGGAATAGGCGGGGCAATGGAGCTTGCCAATAAAGCCAAAAAAGTGATTGTCCTTATGAGCCATGTTAATAAAATTGGGGAATCGAAAATATTAACACAATGTACATTACCTTTAACAGCTAAGAATTGTGTGAATATGATCATTACCGATATGGCAGTCATTGAGGTTACCCAAAATGGATTAATTTTAAAAGAAGTGATGGCACCCTTTACACCTGAAGAGGTTATCGGTAAAACCGGAGCAACTTTGAAAATTATAGATGACATTATTACGGTTCATTAATTAACTTCGTGGTTTGAACTATCACTCTTTTAGTGGCAGAGGAGGCATGGTTATATGTCAGAAAAAAGAAAAGAATTTCAGCAGCGCATTCATAAATGGCTAAATGAGAACCGAAAATCAGGCACCGAAATATTACAAAAACTAGTTCAAGCACGAAGTACTCAAGGCAATGAAAAGCGTGCCCAGGAAATCATTATCCAAATATTAAAGGGTATGGGTCTGGTCGTAGATATATGGGATCCGAACGGTGAAGAGCTGATGCAACATCGTGATTTTGCATCTGCACGAACTGATTTTAACGGAAGTCCTAACGTTGTGGGTGTGTTAAAAGGATGTGGAGAGGGTCGCTCAATTATCCTAAATGGTCATATCGATGTAGTTCCAGAAGGTGATCTAGAGCAATGGGATGATGATCCATATAGCGGGAAAATTAGCGATGGTAAAATGTATGGCCGTGGCGTGACCGATATGAAGGGCGGCAATGTTTCGCTCCTATTAGCGATTCAGGCCATTCAAGCTTTAGAAGTGAAGCTGAAGGGCGATATTATTTTTCAAAGTGTGATTGAAGAGGAAAGCGGTGGTTCTGGTACACTCGCGACTATCGTTAAAGGGTATAAAGCAGATGCGGCTATTATACCAGAACCAACAGATATGAAAATATTTCCTAAACAACAGGGATCGATATGGTTTCGCTTATTTGTGAAAGGCCGTTCTGCACATGGTGGGACCAGATATGAAGGCGTAAGTGCAATTGAAAAAACGTTGCTGGTTATTGAGCACATCCTAAAGCTTGAAGAAATAAGAAATGAACGAATTACTGACCCATTATATGAAAACATACCCATTCCGATTCCAATCAATATTGGAAAAATGGAAGGTGGGGATTGGCCTTCATCTGTTGCTGATTTAGTTATACTTGAGGGTCGTATGGGGATATCTCCTGAGGAAACCATCAATCAAGCAAAGGAAGAAATGCAAAATTGGCTAGATTCGCTGCAGGAATTGGACCCTTGGTTTAAAAATCACCCTGTAAAGATAGAATGGTTCGGTGCTCGTTGGTTACCAGGTGCAATTGATTTAGAACATCAATTATTACAGACCCTAATCCAACGATATGGAGATGTAATAAATGAACCGCCTATCATCGAGGCGTCTCCATGGGGAACCGATGGCGGACTATTAACAAAGGCAGGAAATACACCAAGTATCGTGTTCGGTCCAGGTGTAACTAAGATGGCTCACTTTCCAAATGAATATATTGAGATTAATAAAGTATTTCAAGTAGCAGAAATTATAGCGTTAACACTTATTGATTGGTGTGGATTATACGAAGGCAGTGAAAGCAGTGAGTGATTATAGTAGCAAAGAGAGGGACTCACAATGTCTATGAAAAGTCAAAAATCAATTCACTTAAAAACAACGATTCCGGGCCCAAAAGCGCAGGAATTACTACAACGAAGGATTCAAAACGTACCGCGCGGACCGTTTAATACGTCACTTTCTTTTACAGCAAAAGGTGAAGGAGCATTAGTGACAGATGTTGACGGTAATACATTAATTGACCTGGCAGGGGGAATTGGATCAATTAATGTCGGGCATTGCCCACCATCTGTTGTAAATGCTGTTAAACAACAATTAGATCACTATATACATTCTTGTTTTCATGTCATGATGTATGAACCATATATTGCGTTAGCAGAAAAATTGAATGAAATAACACCTGGATCGCACAGCAAAAAGACGTTTTTTTTAAACAGCGGTGCAGAAGCAGTTGAAAATGCGATTAAAATTGCTCGTAAATATACCGGCAGAAAAGCAATTATCTCCTTTGAACGTGGTTTTCATGGAAGAACATACATGGCGATGTCTTTAACAAGTAAAGTCAAGCCTTATAAATATGGATTTGGACCATTTGCTCCGGATACGTATAAAATGCCCTATCCTTATTATTATCGCTCCCCGAACGGGATGTCATCGGAAGAATTAGATCAAGAAATTATTAAAGAAATGAATGACTTTTTCTTAAGAGAAGTTCCTGCTGAAGAAGTTGCCGCGATCATACTTGAGCCTGTACAAGGTGAAGGCGGCTTTGTGATTCCGTCGAAATCCTTTATTAAGGGCATAAAGAAAATATGTGATGAAAACGGAATTTTATTTATTGCAGATGAAGTTCAAACAGGTTTCGGCAGAACCGGAAAAATGTTTGCTATGGAACATTTTGATGTTGTTCCGGATATCATGACGATGTCAAAATCAATCGCAGCTGGAATTCCGATCAGTGCAGTGACTGGACGTTCAGAAATCATGGATGCGCCTAATCCAGGTGAAATCGGCGGTACGTTCGGCGGAAGTCCTTTAGGCTGTGTGGCGGCTCTAGAGGTTATTAAACTAATGGAACAGCAGAAACTGCCTGATCGAGCTGTTGAAATCGGTGAACAAATTGTCCATCGTTTCAGAAAACTACAAGAAAAGGTAGCTGAAATCGGAGATGTTCGTACACTTGGAGCTATGACTGCGATTGAATTTGTAAAGGATCGCAGTACAAAAGAGCCACATAAAGAGCTCGTCTCCAAGATTATTTCAGAAGTTAACAAGCAGGGTGTAATCTTAATGAGTGCGGGGCTATATGGCAACGTTATACGAATATTAAGTCCATTGGTTATTACAGATGATCAATTGAATGAAGGCTTAGATGTGATTGAAAAAGTTATTCAAGAGCAGATATAATGTGCTTTAAGAAATCTACAAATATATTAAAAGGCTATCCATTTACTATGATATGGATAGCCTTTTATTCATTGTTAGCCCTGTTGATTTAAATCGCGCGGATGAAGAGGAAAGGTGGGTCCGAATAGATGCAGAAAACCTCTTCATCGTTCGTATGAAGAGGTTTTCCACACCACGCTCATTAATGCATGTTGAATCATAGCAAAATTTAACCAATGCTTTTCTCTTTAAAATGCTGGTCATTATTTTCCATATTTAAATGCTTAAGCAATGTTGCACAGATGTCACCGACTAAATCAGCGCTATACAATGACCCTATTAATTCAAAACAATCTTTTGACTCATTATAAATGGCTATGTGCTTTGGTTGCCATTGCTCTCCTGAATGTGTTCGCTGTAAAATCATTTTATATAGTTGAAATTTTTTCGGCTCATGTAAATTCCGATAACAAACTTCAAGTGTATGAGTTGTTTTATTTGTCATATAAATATCTTCTAAGGGCGGGCATAAAGTCATACAATCACCTTTTTAAATCATTTTTGTTCAGTATGGCCACCAGTGAATTGACTTTATACCTGTATTTCACTTATTTAATTGAGAATGGAGCTTTTGTCTATGAAAAGAAAGTTTGTAAATCTATTATTTTTTGCATATATGACCCTGTTATTTTACTTGCTGTTTTTTTCTAGCTATCGTCAATCTGTCCAAGGCGTTTTCGATTATAATTTAATACCATTTACGTCAATATTGAGAGATTTCAATTTTAGTCAAGGCTTTTCACTTAGATTTCTTACAAATAATTTAATAGGGAATATACTTGCGTTTATTCCTTTTGGATTTTTCATGCCTTTATTATTTCATAAAATAAACACTTATTTAAAAATTGTAATTAGTTCAGCTGTTTTTTCCTTGTCGATCGAATGTATGCAGATTAGCTTTCGGTTAGGGGCTTTTGATATAGATGATATTATTCTGAATACAATTGGTGGAATGCTTGGTTTTTGTTGTTGGGAGGATATATAGAAAATTCTTATATAGATACCGAGCTTAGTTGCTGGACGGGACAGTACCTTTCAGCGTCTTTTAATAAAATTATTAAAATGGGTCTTTTGGATGTAACATTGATCAAGCACACTTCGACAGATCTATGTAATACATTAATTTTAAAGGGGATACAAAATATGAAAAATTGGAAAATGCTTTTCGCAGTTGGTTTTTTAAGTGTGTTGTTAACGGGATGTAATGCACAGTCTAGCGAGGTTGTAGATGAGACTATACAGGAACAAGACCTTAGTGAAGAGGGCAGTTCAGTGCGAGCCGACGAAAAAAACGGCACTGAAGAACAATCAGCTGGCCTGAGAATATATGTAAATCAAACAGATGCTTGGAAAGTTGACCTTCCTGAGACATGGGCAAATGTGAAAATAGTTGAACAATCAAGAAGTACCGATTTTATTTTTCCGTCTCAAAACGATCAACTAAATCAATCTTTGCTTTATATCACTTCTGTAACTGAACAG encodes:
- a CDS encoding group I truncated hemoglobin is translated as MSEQTLYEKVGGKEAIGKVVDYFYDELVLKDPTVNHFFENTDMAKQRDHQTKFISFALGGPNQYSGASMAKAHEGMNLQPEHFSAIVKHLHDALAHFGVSEADIDTALSKVASLKDDIIYK
- the ablB gene encoding putative beta-lysine N-acetyltransferase, whose amino-acid sequence is MKERYELKVMKASHYEAQFYFDYFNERLRIVDYRGNVSLIMEEAKKASKHHSFTKLIFHARPEHWQQLLSKGFVLEAVFKGFFNGTDCYAMSYYTDLNRRTSKYWVEEDHIIASLSTTSKPQATQNSQDSYQFRLANVNDAKELAELYKQVFAIYPTPMNDPNYIEKVIAEGSLFFVSEHEKKIVSAASADVNKGYHHAEMTDCATLPDHRKYGLMKKLLQLLERELLNSGIYCAFSIARALSPGMNAAFYQLGYKYTGRMINNCYIFDKMEDMNVWVKDLSNME
- the ablA gene encoding lysine 2,3-aminomutase; protein product: MLFDLYKPKRHWNDIELWKDVTEEQWNDWIWQLTNTIRTLDDLKKVINLTPEEEEGVKISTKTIPLNITPYYASLMNPDDPRCPIRMQSVPIGKEIYKTKYDLEDPLHEDEDSPVPGLTHRYPDRVLFLVTNQCSMYCRYCTRRRFSGQIGMGVPKKQLDGAIEYIKNTPEVRDVLISGGDGLLINDTILEYILKNLRAIPHVEIIRIGTRAPVVFPQRITENLCNILKKYHPVWLNTHFNTSMEITEDSKRACEMLVNAGVPVGNQAVILAGINDSVPIMKKLMHDLVKIRVRPYYIYQCDLSEGIGHFRAPISKGLEIIEGLRGHTSGYAVPTFVCDAPGGGGKIALQPNYLISQSPSKVVLRNFEGVITTYPEPENYVPGRADEYFKEVYPDFENKHSRTGIASLINDEQFNLVPRSLQRIDRRESYQSNPEHTSLKDKREKRDQLKEKKYQTQLQKMQSHTEDKSEENQ
- a CDS encoding YokU family protein, whose product is MNCEWCLEPHAKELRMTVYWELPDGTRAIEIHGTPGIKCTSCGMEYQKESVIEQLEDQLLLIDTSKIGKSISFNQLMDQPKLLKRNYFKFD
- a CDS encoding peptidase, yielding MSEKRKEFQQRIHKWLNENRKSGTEILQKLVQARSTQGNEKRAQEIIIQILKGMGLVVDIWDPNGEELMQHRDFASARTDFNGSPNVVGVLKGCGEGRSIILNGHIDVVPEGDLEQWDDDPYSGKISDGKMYGRGVTDMKGGNVSLLLAIQAIQALEVKLKGDIIFQSVIEEESGGSGTLATIVKGYKADAAIIPEPTDMKIFPKQQGSIWFRLFVKGRSAHGGTRYEGVSAIEKTLLVIEHILKLEEIRNERITDPLYENIPIPIPINIGKMEGGDWPSSVADLVILEGRMGISPEETINQAKEEMQNWLDSLQELDPWFKNHPVKIEWFGARWLPGAIDLEHQLLQTLIQRYGDVINEPPIIEASPWGTDGGLLTKAGNTPSIVFGPGVTKMAHFPNEYIEINKVFQVAEIIALTLIDWCGLYEGSESSE
- a CDS encoding CoA transferase subunit A yields the protein MLGVKRVGKSINKVRTLEEALTHINSGCTLMFGGFGGVGSPPTLIKGMLEKGVHQLTLIGNDTGFPNIGIGKIVSQGRAIKIITSHIGSNPIAGQLMVEGKLDVEFSPQGTLMERIRAGGVGLGGILVDIGLDSIIENGKQRITIGEKDYLLETPLTADVAIVYAKKADHFGNLIYETSARNTNPLVAMAGKFTIAEVEEIVENGELDPESIITPGIYVDMVIQSEGVDWKWAWE
- a CDS encoding aspartate aminotransferase family protein, giving the protein MNQKPSLLIKPMMNDFYPTAVKGHGVYIMDDTGKKYLDGSSGAITASIGHTVPEIITAMKEQADKISFVYRSQFTTEPAEKLAAKLSELVHDNQNFWSFFVNSGSEATETAMKIVIQHWQEQGNYRKNIVLSRWMSYHGITIGALSLSGHIGRRERFVPLLEDYPSVSAPYCYRCPFKQTYPNCGLMCANELEIAIRRVGAENIAAFIAEPIVGAAGGVIVPPAHYYQQIKEICEKHQILFIADEVMTGIGRTGKMFAMEHWGVVPDVIALGKGMSAGYTPIAAVLVSDKVIAPILQGSKSIMSGHTFSANPQSAAVALAVLEFIEKENLVEKSAQNGLYLLEKLKQLAANYPIIGDVRGKGLMIGIEFVKNRITKQTFSRNIGLTNAVIKKARDKGLLVYPASAGNDGMDGDAIIIAPPLVITKKEIDMLLELLEETVSEIQQVLEVNEELH
- a CDS encoding sigma-54 interaction domain-containing protein: MFLKPFETKQMLEAILSSLDEAIHVVNSEGVTIFYNEVAAKHDGVGIDEVLGKHVLDVFPSLVRETSTLLKVMETGKPIFQQPQTYKNSKGQLIDTVNTTLPIRAGEQIIGAVEIAKDLTTVKQLSQKLIDLQQKVDKKTNKPISMSGAKYVLNDIITSCEKMEKVKIHAEKAAQSSAPVLVFGETGTGKELVVQSIHNGSSRKDEPFIAQNCAALPSSLLESILFGTKKGSFTGAIDRPGLFELAHGGTLFLDEINSMPLEIQAKLLRVLEDGVIRRVGGTNSYVIDVRVIVAMNEHPLKCIENNMLRSDLFYRLNVFFIEIPPLRQRKKDIPLLIDHFIKKYNYKYNKLISAMDDDVLALLESHNWLGNVRELEHVIEYAVNMTDGDRISMSNVPLALRESSISPKEQSGKRPLRLYLEKTEKKLIEHALNESDGKIAQAAKILDIPRQTLQYKLNKYNIMKETD
- a CDS encoding 3-oxoacid CoA-transferase subunit B, whose translation is MGMGVDIRNRIAKRAAKEIEDGMIVNLGIGIPSLVANHLSKDISVMFHAENGILGMGKSPEKGKEDPTLCNAGGFPVTIEPAASYFDSALAFGMIRGGYVDLTILGGLEVSEKGDLANWIVPGKRVPGIGGAMELANKAKKVIVLMSHVNKIGESKILTQCTLPLTAKNCVNMIITDMAVIEVTQNGLILKEVMAPFTPEEVIGKTGATLKIIDDIITVH